The Mycolicibacterium boenickei genome has a segment encoding these proteins:
- a CDS encoding acyl-CoA dehydrogenase family protein: MSERSADLSDLFEPATFRAALQDWLADNDLTPPEDHSLEGHMRQFARVQKALYDGGWSRYGWPEHAGGLGGPEMLRAIVGEEVVGRRLAEPGPYSMLEVLAPTMIDYAPKELAAEMVPKLLSGEEQWCQGFSEPGSGSDLASLTTRAVQHPTEGHRYIINGQKVWTSFAQYSHRCILLTRTGGADTPNHQAITAFFVDTDSPGITIRPLRTMHGVDEFCEVYFDDVEVDASRMLGKPGDGWQLAMDLLPYERSTCFWQRIAYLYSRFDALVEAVKRQGQVVDPDLGEVYLALHTLRCRSAATQHRLAEGHKLGPDTSIDKVLLASAEQLLYDTARNLMPGVIELEDSEWRTEYLYSRASTIYGGTAEVQRNIIARRLLDLGKE; the protein is encoded by the coding sequence ATGAGCGAGCGTAGCGCAGATCTGAGCGACCTCTTCGAACCCGCGACATTCCGTGCCGCGCTGCAGGATTGGCTTGCCGACAATGACCTGACCCCACCCGAGGACCACTCACTCGAAGGTCACATGCGCCAGTTTGCCCGCGTGCAGAAAGCGCTGTACGACGGCGGCTGGAGCCGCTACGGCTGGCCTGAGCATGCCGGCGGCCTGGGCGGCCCGGAGATGCTGCGCGCCATCGTCGGCGAGGAGGTCGTGGGCCGCAGGCTGGCCGAACCCGGCCCCTATTCGATGCTGGAAGTGCTGGCGCCGACGATGATCGACTACGCGCCCAAGGAACTGGCCGCCGAGATGGTGCCGAAACTGCTGTCCGGCGAAGAGCAGTGGTGCCAAGGCTTCTCCGAACCCGGCTCCGGCAGCGACCTGGCATCGCTGACCACCCGCGCGGTCCAGCATCCGACGGAGGGTCACCGGTACATCATCAACGGCCAAAAGGTCTGGACCAGCTTCGCGCAGTACTCGCACCGGTGCATCCTGCTGACCCGCACCGGCGGCGCCGACACTCCCAACCACCAGGCCATCACCGCATTCTTCGTCGACACCGACTCCCCCGGCATCACCATCAGGCCCTTGCGCACAATGCACGGCGTCGACGAGTTCTGCGAGGTGTACTTCGACGACGTCGAGGTCGACGCGAGCCGGATGCTAGGTAAGCCAGGCGACGGCTGGCAGCTGGCGATGGACCTGCTGCCGTACGAGCGGTCGACCTGCTTCTGGCAGCGCATCGCCTACCTGTACTCACGCTTCGACGCACTCGTCGAAGCGGTGAAACGGCAAGGGCAGGTGGTGGATCCGGATCTCGGCGAGGTCTACCTGGCTCTGCACACACTGCGCTGTCGTTCGGCGGCAACCCAGCACCGGCTGGCCGAGGGCCACAAGCTCGGGCCGGACACCTCGATCGACAAGGTACTGCTGGCGAGCGCCGAACAGCTGCTCTACGACACCGCACGCAATCTGATGCCCGGCGTCATCGAACTCGAAGACTCCGAATGGCGCACCGAGTACCTGTATTCGCGGGCGTCGACCATTTACGGCGGCACGGCCGAAGTGCAGCGCAACATCATCGCGCGTCGGCTACTCGACCTCGGGAAGGAGTGA
- a CDS encoding nuclear transport factor 2 family protein, which translates to MSTSTDSPTRTEDLIEIQQVLAKYAVTITQGDIDGLISVFTPDGTYSAFGETYTLNRFPVLVDAAPKGLFMTGTALIDLVEGADTASGTQPLCFIEHSKHDMRIGYYRDTYERTAEGWRLKTRAMTFIRRSGDHDHGRPHAIGRPEAG; encoded by the coding sequence ATGAGCACATCAACTGATTCCCCGACGCGGACCGAGGATCTGATCGAGATCCAGCAGGTGCTCGCCAAGTATGCGGTGACCATCACCCAGGGCGACATCGACGGTCTGATCAGTGTTTTCACACCCGACGGCACGTACAGCGCATTCGGCGAGACCTACACGCTGAATCGCTTCCCGGTACTGGTGGACGCCGCCCCCAAGGGCCTGTTCATGACCGGCACCGCCCTGATCGACCTGGTCGAAGGGGCCGATACCGCGTCAGGCACCCAGCCGCTGTGCTTCATCGAGCACTCCAAGCACGACATGCGCATCGGCTACTACCGCGACACCTACGAGCGGACCGCCGAGGGCTGGCGGTTGAAGACCCGGGCGATGACCTTCATCCGGCGCAGTGGCGATCACGACCACGGCCGGCCGCACGCGATCGGCAGGCCGGAAGCGGGATGA
- a CDS encoding aromatic ring-hydroxylating oxygenase subunit alpha — translation MAFFPKPAVGSWTENWPELGTAPVNYEDSIDPEHWKLEQQAIFRKTWLQMGRVELIPKKGSYITRELPSVGPGTSIIIVNDGDQIRAFYNLCRHRGNKLVWNDYPGEEVSGSCRQFVCKYHAWRYSLKGDLTFIQQEQEFFDVDKADYPLKPVRCEVWEGFIFVNFDDDAVSLEEYLGEFAEGLKGYPFHEMTEHYSYRSEIKANWKLFIDAFVEFYHAPILHMKQAEKEEAEKLAKFGFEALHYDIKGDHSMISSWGGMSPPKDLKMVKPIERILHSGLFGPWDRPDIKGILPDELPPAINPGRHSTWGQDSFEFFPNFTLLFWAPGWYLTYNYWPTGVDSHIFEADLYFVPPKNLRERLSQELAAVTFKEYAFQDANTLEATQTQIGTRAVLDFPLCDQEILLRHLHHTAHKYVDRYKEAKANGNGSTNGKHAPSEKAAEKDAANV, via the coding sequence ATGGCGTTCTTCCCGAAGCCAGCCGTTGGCAGCTGGACCGAGAACTGGCCCGAATTGGGCACCGCCCCGGTCAACTACGAGGACTCGATCGATCCCGAGCACTGGAAGCTGGAGCAGCAGGCCATCTTCCGCAAGACCTGGCTGCAGATGGGCCGGGTGGAGCTGATTCCCAAGAAGGGCAGCTACATCACCCGCGAGCTGCCGTCGGTCGGCCCAGGCACCTCGATCATCATCGTCAACGACGGAGACCAGATCCGCGCCTTCTACAACCTGTGCCGCCACCGCGGAAACAAGTTGGTGTGGAACGACTATCCGGGGGAGGAAGTCTCCGGCAGCTGCCGCCAGTTCGTCTGCAAGTACCACGCCTGGCGTTACAGCCTCAAGGGTGACCTGACGTTCATCCAGCAGGAGCAGGAGTTCTTCGACGTCGACAAGGCCGACTACCCACTCAAGCCGGTGCGCTGCGAGGTGTGGGAGGGCTTCATCTTCGTCAACTTCGACGACGACGCGGTGTCGCTCGAGGAGTACCTGGGCGAGTTCGCCGAGGGCCTCAAGGGTTATCCGTTCCACGAGATGACCGAGCACTACAGCTACCGCTCGGAGATCAAGGCCAACTGGAAGCTGTTCATCGACGCCTTCGTCGAGTTCTACCACGCACCGATCCTGCACATGAAGCAGGCGGAAAAGGAGGAAGCCGAGAAGCTGGCCAAGTTCGGCTTCGAAGCGCTGCACTACGACATCAAGGGCGATCACTCGATGATCTCGTCCTGGGGCGGCATGAGCCCGCCGAAGGACCTCAAGATGGTCAAGCCCATCGAGCGCATCCTGCACAGTGGCCTGTTCGGGCCGTGGGATCGCCCTGACATCAAGGGCATCCTGCCCGACGAGCTGCCACCGGCGATCAATCCCGGCCGGCACTCGACGTGGGGCCAGGATTCTTTCGAGTTCTTCCCGAACTTCACCCTGCTCTTCTGGGCGCCGGGCTGGTATCTGACCTACAACTACTGGCCCACCGGTGTCGACAGCCACATCTTCGAGGCCGACCTGTACTTCGTGCCGCCGAAGAACCTGCGCGAGCGGCTGTCCCAGGAACTCGCCGCCGTGACGTTCAAGGAGTACGCCTTCCAGGACGCCAACACGCTGGAAGCGACCCAGACGCAGATCGGCACCCGCGCCGTACTCGACTTCCCGCTGTGCGACCAGGAAATTCTGCTGCGCCACCTGCACCACACCGCGCACAAGTATGTCGACCGGTACAAAGAAGCCAAGGCCAACGGGAATGGTTCGACCAACGGCAAGCACGCCCCGAGTGAGAAGGCCGCAGAAAAGGATGCCGCAAATGTCTAA
- a CDS encoding adenylate/guanylate cyclase domain-containing protein — MGAIRLSVSYAARQIYAQTTAAVAVTLVVLALSRNTVGDARQLMTQANLVALIALMVAAAIVDTIVGWVNVHPTFKWFAAGEKPTPQQQRAAMRIAPRQTIIQFTTWAVSALVYTLLNLDVGGGVAYVMGGAILFGGVAAACMGFLVTQRMLRPIVAASLTASSSTIVRMPGVLARLITIWTLFSGLPLAGIAMIVLARSNGWFVQKTAPVEAPVLVVAVISLVFGLRSMVLVARSVSDPVGEVVLAMRAVERGWSGVSVKVYESSEIGRLQSGFNRMLAGLAERNRLRDLFGRYVGVDVARHALQQGGAVTGDVRDAAVLYVDLVGSTALGASRPPQEVAQLLNGFFKIVVDTVERHHGLINKFEGDAVLAVFGAPLRLDNPASSALATARALVPRLHQLPDVEFGVGISCGSVFAGNIGAENRYEYTVIGDAVNEAARLADHAKDRESTVLCSGSALACADADEGQHWVVRGSTVLRGRSTATVFAEPVADSS, encoded by the coding sequence ATGGGGGCGATCCGGCTCAGCGTCAGCTACGCGGCCAGGCAGATCTACGCGCAGACCACCGCCGCGGTCGCCGTGACGCTCGTCGTACTGGCGCTGAGCCGCAACACGGTCGGCGACGCGCGCCAGCTGATGACGCAGGCGAATCTGGTGGCGCTGATCGCGCTGATGGTCGCGGCGGCGATCGTCGACACGATCGTGGGCTGGGTGAACGTCCACCCGACGTTCAAATGGTTCGCCGCGGGGGAGAAGCCGACGCCGCAACAGCAGCGCGCCGCCATGCGTATCGCGCCTCGCCAGACCATCATCCAGTTCACCACCTGGGCGGTGAGCGCACTCGTGTACACACTGCTGAACCTCGATGTCGGGGGAGGCGTCGCGTACGTGATGGGCGGCGCGATCCTCTTCGGTGGAGTCGCGGCCGCCTGCATGGGATTCCTGGTGACGCAACGGATGTTGCGACCGATCGTGGCCGCGTCGCTGACCGCGTCCTCGTCCACGATCGTGCGGATGCCCGGCGTGCTGGCCCGGCTGATCACCATCTGGACGCTGTTCAGCGGGCTGCCCCTGGCCGGCATCGCGATGATCGTGCTGGCCCGCTCCAACGGCTGGTTCGTGCAGAAGACCGCGCCCGTCGAGGCACCGGTACTGGTGGTGGCCGTCATCTCGCTGGTCTTCGGACTGCGGTCGATGGTGTTGGTGGCGCGGTCGGTATCGGACCCGGTCGGCGAGGTCGTGCTGGCCATGAGAGCGGTCGAACGGGGCTGGTCCGGCGTGTCGGTCAAGGTATACGAGTCGTCCGAGATAGGCCGGCTCCAGTCCGGTTTCAACCGGATGCTCGCGGGCCTGGCCGAGCGGAACCGGTTGCGGGATCTGTTCGGTCGCTACGTCGGCGTCGACGTGGCCCGCCATGCATTGCAGCAGGGCGGAGCGGTCACCGGTGACGTTCGGGACGCCGCTGTGCTCTACGTCGACCTGGTCGGCTCGACGGCGTTGGGTGCCTCGCGCCCGCCCCAGGAAGTCGCGCAGTTGCTCAACGGGTTCTTCAAGATCGTGGTGGACACCGTCGAGCGGCATCACGGCCTGATCAACAAATTCGAGGGTGACGCCGTGCTCGCCGTTTTCGGTGCCCCGCTACGGCTGGACAACCCGGCCTCCTCGGCGCTGGCCACCGCCCGGGCTCTGGTGCCACGGCTGCATCAACTACCGGATGTGGAGTTCGGCGTGGGTATTTCGTGCGGCTCGGTGTTCGCAGGCAACATCGGTGCCGAGAACCGGTACGAGTACACCGTGATCGGCGACGCGGTCAACGAAGCGGCGCGGCTGGCCGACCACGCCAAGGACCGCGAGTCCACGGTGTTGTGTTCGGGAAGCGCGCTGGCCTGTGCCGATGCCGACGAAGGGCAGCACTGGGTGGTTCGCGGCTCGACGGTACTGCGCGGTCGCTCGACGGCCACGGTCTTCGCCGAACCTGTTGCGGACTCGTCGTAG
- a CDS encoding metal-dependent hydrolase family protein: MLTLKAAGLVDVDAGTIIRPGIVRVDGDRIVSVGGPIPDDDEVIDLGDSILLPGLMDMEVNLLMGGRGENPGLSQVQDDPPTRVLRAVGNARRTLRAGFTTVRNLGLFVKTGGYLLDVALGKAIDAGWIDGPRIIPAGHAITPTGGHLDPTMFAAFMPGVLELTIEEGIANGVDEIRKAVRYQIKHGAQLIKVCCSGGVMSLTGEAGAQHYSDEELRVIVDEAHRRGLRVAAHTHGAEAVKHAVDCGIDCIEHGFLMDDEAIQKLVDNDRFLVTTRRLAQAMDVSKAPKVLQDKAAEMFPKAETSIKAAYEAGVKIAVGTDAPAIPHGKNADELVTLVEWGMPPAAVLRSATTIAADLINVTDRGRLAEGLLADIIAVPGNPLEDISVTQHVDFVMKGGKVFRNEHIN, encoded by the coding sequence GTGCTGACCCTCAAGGCTGCGGGTCTTGTCGACGTCGATGCCGGGACGATCATTCGTCCCGGCATTGTCCGTGTCGACGGTGACCGAATTGTGAGCGTAGGTGGCCCGATTCCGGACGATGACGAGGTCATCGATCTCGGTGACTCCATCCTTCTACCCGGACTCATGGACATGGAAGTCAACCTGCTGATGGGTGGCCGGGGTGAGAACCCGGGCCTGTCCCAGGTGCAGGACGATCCCCCGACCCGCGTGCTGCGCGCGGTGGGCAACGCCCGCCGCACCCTGCGCGCCGGGTTCACCACGGTGCGCAACCTCGGGCTGTTCGTCAAGACCGGCGGCTACCTGCTCGACGTCGCCCTCGGTAAGGCCATCGACGCCGGCTGGATCGACGGCCCCCGCATCATCCCGGCCGGCCACGCCATCACCCCCACCGGTGGGCACCTGGACCCCACGATGTTCGCGGCATTCATGCCCGGCGTGCTGGAGCTGACCATCGAGGAAGGCATCGCCAACGGAGTCGACGAGATCCGCAAGGCGGTGCGCTACCAGATCAAGCACGGCGCCCAGCTGATCAAGGTGTGCTGCTCGGGCGGCGTCATGTCACTGACCGGTGAAGCTGGGGCACAACACTATTCCGACGAGGAACTGCGCGTCATCGTCGACGAGGCACACCGCCGCGGACTGCGCGTCGCCGCCCACACCCACGGCGCCGAAGCCGTCAAACACGCCGTGGACTGCGGCATCGACTGCATCGAACACGGCTTCCTGATGGACGACGAAGCGATCCAGAAGCTCGTCGACAACGACCGGTTCCTGGTCACCACCCGCCGCCTGGCCCAGGCCATGGACGTCTCGAAGGCACCGAAGGTGCTGCAGGACAAGGCTGCCGAGATGTTCCCCAAAGCCGAAACATCGATCAAGGCGGCCTACGAGGCCGGGGTGAAGATCGCCGTCGGCACCGACGCCCCCGCCATCCCGCACGGCAAGAACGCCGACGAGCTCGTCACGCTGGTGGAATGGGGCATGCCCCCGGCCGCCGTGCTGCGCTCAGCCACCACCATCGCCGCAGACCTGATCAACGTCACCGACCGGGGCCGGCTCGCCGAAGGCCTCCTCGCCGACATCATCGCGGTGCCGGGAAACCCACTCGAGGACATCAGCGTTACACAACATGTGGATTTTGTAATGAAAGGCGGTAAGGTCTTCCGCAATGAGCACATCAACTGA
- a CDS encoding amidohydrolase family protein translates to MHKDDMILISVDDHIIEPPNMFKNHLPAKYRDEAPRLVHNPDGSDTWQFRDTVIPNVALNAVAGRPKEEYGLEPQGLDEIRKGCYDPNERVKDMNAGGVLATMNFPSFPGFAARLFATDDDEFSLALVQAYNDWHIDEWCGSNPGRFIPMAIPAIWDPQLCADEVRRVSKKGVHSLTFTENPSTLGYPSFHDLEYWKPLWEALVDTDTVMNVHIGSSGKLAITAPDAPMDVMITLQPMNIVQAAADLLWSAPIKAYPGLKIALSEGGTGWIPYFLDRVDRTYDMHSTWTHQDFGGKLPSEVFREHFMTCFISDPVGVKNRHEIGVDNICWEMDYPHSDSMWPGAPEELHAVFETYDVPDDEINKITHENAMRLYHFEPFAHVPKDQATVGALRKAAEGHDVSIRALSHKEKTGTTFADFQANAKAVAGARD, encoded by the coding sequence GTGCACAAAGACGACATGATCTTGATCAGCGTCGACGACCACATCATCGAGCCGCCGAACATGTTCAAGAACCATCTGCCGGCCAAATACCGTGACGAGGCACCGCGGCTCGTGCACAACCCGGATGGCAGCGACACCTGGCAGTTCCGGGACACCGTGATCCCCAACGTGGCACTCAACGCAGTGGCCGGCCGGCCCAAGGAGGAATACGGCCTGGAGCCTCAGGGGCTCGACGAGATCCGCAAGGGCTGCTACGACCCGAACGAGCGGGTCAAGGACATGAACGCCGGCGGTGTGCTGGCGACCATGAACTTCCCGTCGTTCCCAGGCTTCGCCGCCCGGCTGTTCGCCACCGACGACGACGAGTTCTCGTTGGCATTGGTACAGGCGTACAACGACTGGCACATCGACGAATGGTGCGGGTCGAATCCGGGGCGGTTCATCCCGATGGCCATCCCGGCGATCTGGGATCCGCAGTTGTGCGCCGACGAGGTGCGTCGCGTATCGAAGAAGGGCGTGCACTCGCTGACCTTCACCGAGAACCCGTCGACACTGGGATACCCGTCCTTCCATGACCTGGAGTACTGGAAGCCGTTGTGGGAGGCCCTGGTTGACACCGACACCGTGATGAACGTGCACATCGGGTCGTCGGGCAAGCTGGCGATCACCGCGCCGGACGCCCCGATGGACGTGATGATCACGCTGCAGCCGATGAACATCGTGCAGGCCGCGGCCGACCTGTTGTGGTCGGCACCGATCAAGGCGTACCCGGGCCTCAAGATCGCACTGTCCGAGGGTGGCACCGGGTGGATTCCGTACTTCCTGGACCGGGTGGACCGCACCTACGACATGCACTCGACCTGGACGCACCAGGACTTCGGCGGCAAGCTGCCCTCGGAGGTCTTCCGCGAGCACTTCATGACCTGCTTCATCTCCGACCCGGTCGGGGTGAAGAACCGCCATGAGATCGGCGTCGACAACATCTGCTGGGAGATGGACTACCCGCACTCGGACTCGATGTGGCCGGGCGCTCCCGAAGAACTGCACGCGGTGTTCGAGACGTACGACGTCCCGGACGACGAGATCAACAAGATCACCCACGAGAACGCCATGCGGCTCTACCACTTCGAGCCGTTCGCGCACGTGCCCAAGGACCAGGCCACCGTCGGCGCGTTGCGCAAGGCCGCCGAGGGGCACGACGTGTCGATCCGCGCGCTGAGCCACAAGGAGAAGACCGGCACCACGTTCGCCGACTTCCAGGCAAACGCCAAAGCCGTTGCCGGCGCGCGAGACTGA
- a CDS encoding carboxymuconolactone decarboxylase family protein: MRLAPLPAEEWDDDVRRALSVMLPEERLNPEGAGTALSTLARHPALTKAFLRFSNHLLFRSTLDPQMRELAILRIAHRKNCEYEWAHHAFIGKSEGLTDEQIASSTSGEGTTALDQLVLDSVDELDGESEISDGTWAALSEHLDERQRMDLVFTIGGYGLMAMAYNTFGIAPESGH; encoded by the coding sequence GTGCGCTTGGCCCCCTTGCCCGCCGAGGAGTGGGACGACGACGTGCGACGAGCACTGTCGGTCATGCTTCCGGAGGAGCGGCTCAACCCCGAGGGTGCGGGAACCGCGTTGTCGACGCTGGCCCGCCATCCCGCGCTGACCAAGGCGTTCTTGCGGTTCAGCAATCACCTGCTGTTCCGCTCGACGCTGGACCCGCAGATGCGTGAGCTTGCCATCCTGCGGATCGCCCATCGCAAGAACTGCGAATACGAGTGGGCGCACCACGCTTTCATCGGCAAGTCCGAGGGTCTCACCGATGAGCAGATCGCGAGCAGCACGAGCGGCGAAGGCACCACTGCGCTCGACCAATTGGTGCTCGACTCCGTCGATGAACTCGACGGAGAATCGGAGATTTCGGACGGCACCTGGGCCGCCCTGAGCGAGCACCTCGACGAGCGCCAGCGCATGGACCTGGTCTTCACAATCGGCGGCTACGGCCTGATGGCCATGGCTTACAACACCTTTGGAATCGCGCCGGAATCCGGCCACTAA
- a CDS encoding TetR/AcrR family transcriptional regulator encodes MARRSPVQSVHVLPTRQASEQPVTTAGEEPAWKQRAVERSIKTAKLRAAQRVQRFLDAAQAIIIEKGSTDFTVQEVVDRSRQSLRSFYLQFDGKHELLLALFEDALSRSADQIRAATSTQGEPIERLKVAIQLLFESSRPDPAAKRPLFTDFAPRLLVSHPSEVKVAHAPLLALLTELMEEASEAGQLRPGINPRRMAAMTMQTVMFVAQSSGGTDEASVHPITADEVWDFVANGFAAS; translated from the coding sequence ATGGCAAGGCGTTCTCCGGTACAGTCAGTTCATGTTCTCCCCACTCGACAAGCGTCGGAGCAGCCAGTGACCACCGCTGGCGAAGAACCCGCGTGGAAGCAACGAGCTGTCGAGCGGTCGATCAAAACCGCCAAGTTGCGCGCCGCCCAGCGGGTGCAACGGTTCCTGGATGCGGCCCAGGCGATCATCATCGAAAAGGGCAGCACCGACTTCACGGTGCAAGAGGTCGTTGACCGCTCCCGCCAGTCGCTGCGCAGCTTCTACCTGCAGTTCGACGGTAAGCACGAGCTGCTGTTGGCGTTGTTCGAGGACGCATTGAGCCGCTCGGCGGATCAGATCCGGGCCGCCACCTCGACACAGGGCGAGCCGATCGAGCGCCTCAAGGTCGCCATCCAGCTGCTCTTCGAATCGTCGCGCCCCGATCCGGCCGCCAAGCGGCCGCTGTTCACCGACTTCGCACCCCGTTTGCTGGTTTCACACCCGTCCGAGGTGAAGGTCGCCCACGCACCGCTGCTGGCCCTGCTCACCGAGCTCATGGAGGAAGCCTCCGAAGCCGGCCAGCTACGCCCCGGCATCAACCCGCGACGCATGGCCGCCATGACCATGCAGACCGTGATGTTCGTCGCTCAGTCCAGCGGCGGCACCGACGAGGCATCGGTCCATCCGATCACCGCCGACGAGGTCTGGGACTTCGTGGCCAACGGATTCGCCGCCAGCTAG
- a CDS encoding mycofactocin-coupled SDR family oxidoreductase has protein sequence MTGRVEGKVAFVTGAARGQGRSHAVRLAQEGADIIAIDICGPIRPGVETAIPASTSDDLAETANLIKGLNRRVVTAEVDVRDAEAIKAAVDSGVEQLGRLDIIVANAGIGNGGDVLHETSQLDWDEMIDINLSGVWKSVKAGVPHLIEGGRGGSIILTSSVGGLKAYPHCGNYVAAKHGVVGLMRGFAVELGQHNIRCNSVHPTHVATPMLHNDGTFKMFRPDLENPGPDDMAPICQLFHTLPIPWVEAVDISNAVLFLASDEARYVTGVTLPVDAGSCLK, from the coding sequence ATGACTGGACGGGTGGAAGGCAAGGTCGCGTTCGTCACCGGCGCGGCCCGCGGCCAGGGGCGTAGCCACGCGGTACGGCTCGCCCAAGAGGGCGCCGACATCATCGCGATCGACATCTGCGGGCCTATCCGGCCCGGCGTGGAGACCGCCATCCCGGCCTCCACCTCCGATGACCTGGCCGAAACCGCAAACCTCATCAAAGGCCTCAACCGCCGCGTCGTGACCGCCGAGGTCGACGTGCGCGACGCGGAAGCGATCAAGGCCGCCGTGGACAGCGGTGTCGAGCAGCTGGGTCGCCTCGACATCATCGTGGCCAACGCCGGCATCGGTAACGGCGGCGACGTGCTGCACGAGACCAGCCAGCTCGACTGGGACGAGATGATCGACATCAACCTGTCGGGCGTCTGGAAGTCGGTCAAAGCCGGTGTGCCGCACCTGATCGAAGGTGGCCGCGGCGGCTCTATCATCCTGACCAGCTCGGTCGGCGGGCTCAAGGCCTACCCGCACTGCGGCAACTACGTGGCCGCCAAGCACGGTGTGGTCGGCCTCATGCGCGGCTTCGCCGTCGAGCTGGGCCAGCACAACATCCGTTGTAACAGCGTGCATCCCACCCATGTGGCGACCCCGATGCTGCACAACGACGGCACGTTCAAGATGTTCCGGCCCGACCTGGAGAACCCGGGTCCCGACGACATGGCGCCGATCTGCCAGCTGTTCCACACCCTGCCCATCCCGTGGGTCGAGGCCGTTGACATCAGCAACGCCGTGCTGTTCCTGGCCTCCGACGAGGCCCGCTACGTCACCGGCGTGACGCTTCCGGTCGACGCCGGGAGCTGCCTCAAGTAG
- a CDS encoding acyl-CoA dehydrogenase family protein — translation MLSTSGAKLDAALAELGWNEMLSDMSEVALPLVFRLLGETGSHASILNDVLLETIGGLPGGTPPMPYAGGTWVVWERGENPASADETMGGLPLRKVPDGQLLRISEARRALGWWLVGSARAMLTLARQHALDRVQFGKPISTFQAVRHRLAETLVAIEGAEATLNLPNADNVDLNSLLAKAAAGKAALTAAKHCQQVLGGIGFTAEHELHHHVKRVLVLDGLLGSSRELTRKAGAGLRARGTVPRLAQL, via the coding sequence ATGCTGTCGACCTCGGGCGCCAAGCTGGACGCCGCACTGGCCGAACTCGGCTGGAACGAGATGCTGTCCGACATGTCTGAGGTCGCCCTGCCCCTGGTGTTCCGGCTGCTGGGCGAAACAGGTTCGCACGCCTCGATTCTCAACGATGTGCTGCTCGAGACCATCGGTGGGCTGCCCGGCGGTACCCCGCCGATGCCGTATGCCGGCGGCACCTGGGTGGTGTGGGAACGCGGCGAGAATCCCGCCAGCGCCGACGAAACCATGGGCGGCCTGCCGCTACGGAAGGTCCCCGACGGCCAGCTGCTGCGGATATCGGAGGCCCGCCGCGCGCTGGGCTGGTGGCTGGTCGGGTCCGCCCGCGCGATGCTGACCCTGGCCCGGCAGCACGCGCTGGACCGCGTCCAGTTCGGCAAGCCGATCTCGACCTTCCAGGCCGTGCGGCATCGGCTGGCCGAGACACTGGTGGCCATCGAAGGTGCCGAGGCCACGCTGAACCTGCCAAACGCGGACAACGTCGACTTGAACTCGCTGCTGGCCAAGGCCGCCGCCGGCAAAGCTGCGCTGACCGCGGCCAAGCATTGCCAGCAGGTGCTCGGCGGCATCGGCTTCACCGCCGAGCACGAGCTGCATCACCACGTGAAGCGGGTCCTGGTGCTCGACGGATTACTGGGCAGTTCACGGGAACTCACCCGCAAGGCCGGTGCCGGACTACGTGCCCGCGGGACCGTCCCCCGCCTCGCGCAGCTGTAG
- a CDS encoding enoyl-CoA hydratase, with product MYIDYDVADSIATITLNRPEAANAQNSELLDELDAAWTRAADDREVKVIVLRANGKHFSAGHDLRGGGPVPDKITLEFLIEHESRRYLEYTLRWRNVPKPSIAAVQGRCISGGLLLCWPCDLILAADDALFSDPVALMGIGGVEYHGHTWELGARKAKEILFTGRALTAEEAERTGMVNRVVPRDELDTQTAELAAQIAQMPAFALRQAKRAVNQTLDVQGFYAAIQSVFDIHQTGHGNALSVSGWPVLMDIDGMKQNIK from the coding sequence GTGTACATCGACTACGACGTCGCCGATTCGATCGCCACGATCACGCTCAACCGGCCGGAAGCGGCCAACGCCCAGAATTCGGAACTCCTCGATGAGCTCGACGCCGCCTGGACCCGGGCTGCCGACGACCGCGAGGTGAAGGTGATCGTGCTGCGCGCCAACGGCAAGCACTTCTCCGCGGGCCATGACCTGCGCGGCGGTGGGCCGGTGCCGGACAAGATCACGCTGGAATTCCTCATCGAGCACGAGTCGCGGCGCTATCTGGAATACACGCTGAGGTGGCGCAACGTGCCGAAGCCGTCGATCGCGGCGGTCCAGGGGCGCTGCATCTCCGGCGGTCTGCTGCTCTGCTGGCCGTGCGATCTGATCCTGGCCGCCGACGACGCGCTGTTCTCCGATCCGGTGGCCCTGATGGGCATCGGCGGCGTCGAATATCACGGACACACCTGGGAGCTCGGCGCCCGCAAAGCCAAGGAGATTCTGTTCACCGGCCGGGCGCTCACCGCGGAGGAAGCCGAGCGCACCGGCATGGTCAACCGGGTGGTGCCGCGCGACGAACTCGACACCCAGACGGCAGAGCTGGCCGCGCAGATCGCGCAGATGCCGGCGTTCGCGCTCCGGCAGGCCAAGCGGGCCGTCAATCAGACCCTCGACGTACAGGGTTTCTACGCCGCGATCCAGTCGGTGTTCGATATTCACCAGACCGGACACGGCAATGCGCTTAGCGTCAGCGGATGGCCGGTGCTGATGGATATCGACGGAATGAAGCAGAACATCAAGTAG